A region of Bacillus solimangrovi DNA encodes the following proteins:
- the speE gene encoding polyamine aminopropyltransferase, with the protein MELWFTEKQTKSFGITAKVKRTLHTEKTDFQDLDMIETEEFGNMLVLDGMVMTTQKDEFVYHEMVAHVPLFTHPNPKHVLVVGGGDGGVIREVLKHPSVEKAVLVEIDGKVIEYSKKYLPEIAGELENSRVEVKVDDGFMHIAKSENEYDVIMVDSTEPVGPAANLFTKGFYAGISKALKDDGIFVAQTDNPWFKADLISQVFSDVKEIFPLTRLYTANIPTYPSGLWTFTIGSKKHDPLEVSEERFHDIETKYYTKELHRAAFALPKFVQDLTK; encoded by the coding sequence ATGGAATTATGGTTCACAGAAAAGCAAACAAAATCATTCGGTATTACTGCAAAAGTAAAACGTACATTACATACTGAAAAAACAGATTTTCAAGATTTAGATATGATTGAAACAGAAGAGTTCGGTAATATGCTAGTACTAGATGGTATGGTTATGACTACGCAAAAGGACGAGTTTGTCTATCATGAGATGGTAGCGCACGTACCGTTGTTTACTCATCCGAATCCAAAGCATGTACTTGTTGTTGGTGGCGGTGATGGCGGTGTTATTCGTGAAGTATTGAAGCATCCAAGTGTTGAAAAGGCAGTTTTAGTTGAAATTGATGGGAAAGTAATTGAGTATTCTAAGAAATACTTACCTGAAATTGCTGGAGAACTAGAAAATTCACGTGTTGAAGTAAAAGTAGACGATGGATTCATGCATATTGCAAAAAGCGAAAATGAATATGACGTAATCATGGTTGATTCTACGGAGCCAGTTGGTCCTGCAGCAAACTTGTTTACTAAAGGATTCTATGCAGGTATTTCGAAAGCGTTAAAAGATGATGGTATATTTGTGGCGCAAACAGATAACCCATGGTTTAAGGCTGACTTAATCTCACAAGTGTTTTCTGATGTGAAGGAAATATTCCCATTAACACGTTTGTATACAGCTAATATCCCTACTTACCCAAGTGGATTATGGACATTCACAATCGGTTCTAAGAAACATGATCCTTTAGAAGTAAGTGAAGAACGTTTTCATGATATTGAAACAAAATATTATACGAAGGAATTGCACAGAGCCGCATTCGCACTGCCAAAATTCGTTCAAGATTTAACAAAATAG